From the Pseudooceanicola aestuarii genome, one window contains:
- a CDS encoding nuclear transport factor 2 family protein: protein MTDQTRNDEAQLKALIQEYFDAIYAGDIPRIRQVFHPQCRLFAVIDGKITAFDHDPYMARVAGRPSGASRNDVRQDEIVSLSVASPTTAHARVKDIYAPSHFVNELTFLKEDGRWWIVVKAWHVLS, encoded by the coding sequence ATGACCGACCAGACCCGCAACGACGAAGCGCAACTGAAAGCGCTGATCCAGGAGTATTTCGACGCCATCTACGCCGGTGACATCCCCCGTATCCGGCAGGTGTTCCACCCTCAGTGCCGCCTGTTCGCGGTGATCGACGGCAAGATCACGGCCTTTGACCATGACCCCTACATGGCGCGTGTGGCGGGCCGTCCGTCGGGCGCCTCGCGCAACGATGTCCGGCAGGACGAGATCGTCAGCCTGAGCGTCGCAAGCCCGACCACCGCCCATGCTCGGGTCAAGGATATCTATGCGCCCAGCCATTTCGTGAACGAGCTGACGTTTCTGAAGGAAGACGGGCGCTGGTGGATCGTGGTCAAGGCCTGGCACGTGCTGTCCTGA
- a CDS encoding IclR family transcriptional regulator, translated as MRDTTQIDDTPVGRAFRILEKLSSHPDGLTLSEIAASTDLVVATVHRHLNTLINVGAVRKLNTKAFVLGERMWVMASQMTNGADITHSAAPVLKDLADRFGETSFLARLGDRNVEVMSTCTPTAFGQSFVQPGRGMPLYAAASGKILLALSSDSFVDSYLRQPRKAFTPNTKVAEAEIRAEIRQTRDRQIAICNNEFDPGILSYAAAVEDQRTGLTYALAVFGLADRFSAIERGTVETQLLNAAQRLSLSLGSFRSPE; from the coding sequence ATGCGCGACACCACCCAGATTGACGACACACCCGTGGGCCGGGCCTTTCGGATTCTGGAAAAGCTGTCCTCCCATCCCGACGGTCTGACTTTGTCTGAAATCGCGGCATCCACCGACCTGGTCGTCGCCACGGTGCACCGGCATCTGAACACGCTGATCAACGTCGGTGCCGTGCGCAAGCTGAACACCAAGGCCTTTGTGCTGGGCGAACGGATGTGGGTCATGGCCAGCCAGATGACCAATGGCGCCGATATCACCCATTCCGCCGCGCCGGTGCTCAAGGATCTGGCGGACCGCTTCGGAGAGACCTCGTTCCTCGCCCGGCTCGGGGATCGCAATGTCGAGGTGATGTCGACCTGCACCCCCACGGCCTTCGGCCAATCCTTCGTGCAGCCGGGGCGCGGCATGCCGCTATATGCCGCGGCCTCGGGGAAAATTCTGCTCGCGCTCAGCTCCGACAGCTTCGTGGACAGCTATCTGAGGCAACCGCGCAAGGCCTTCACTCCGAATACCAAGGTGGCAGAGGCCGAGATCCGCGCGGAGATCCGCCAGACCCGCGACCGCCAGATCGCGATTTGCAACAACGAATTCGATCCCGGCATCCTGTCCTACGCCGCCGCGGTTGAGGATCAGCGCACCGGGCTGACCTATGCGCTGGCGGTCTTTGGTCTGGCGGATCGGTTTTCCGCCATCGAACGCGGGACGGTCGAGACGCAGCTTCTGAACGCCGCGCAACGCCTGTCGTTGTCGCTGGGTAGCTTCCGTAGTCCGGAGTAA
- a CDS encoding hydantoinase/oxoprolinase family protein, producing MRITVSDWRLGIDIGGTFTDVIAVSPDGTNRRSAKVPSKPAEPVRAIVEAIAAVDLDWSQVGEIVHGTTIVTNDIVEHNFRPCALIATAGFADSIEIGRTSRRVLYRLDLPPKVAPLVPADLRFEVAERLRADGSVMTGLTDAEIDDVITRIKATGVDTVAVCLLHAFQNPVHEIQLGEKLSEHFANVSLSHEISPEIREFERMSTTVLNAMMMGKIRAHLNRIDETRAADSLVHLMHSASGMATPDLIAERPLMLAMSGPAAGALATTELARGLGIDNALTFDMGGTTTDVCLIVNGRAEIAANRELGGQRIRLPMVAVDSIGAGGGSIAQLVSGALEVGPRSAGATPGPACYGKGGTLPTVSDADIALGYLNPTRTLGGSVPLQPQLAEAAIGVLANDMGFGVRQAALGITRVVHATMARALRRATVERGLDIRNFTLVAFGGAGPMHAVEVARICGIGDIVIPMFSSGFSALGCVDAAMSYARQFTVNMKSRTWDHDRLDALLSEEVTALSRALTQAGHDAATLRISHTAGIRYSGQSYETPIHDPAFDDPEKLGAQFDAAHRAIYGYATGETWELMTVRTEVSGPERELNATDLPGGTATPDPVGWRDVTFEAAENVPTPVYDRAALVVGEVLTGPLIVEDSWSTVVVPPRDTIRRDPAGNLHIGVELDQ from the coding sequence ATGAGGATCACCGTGTCGGATTGGCGTCTAGGAATTGATATCGGGGGCACCTTCACCGACGTGATCGCGGTGTCCCCCGACGGGACGAACCGGCGGTCGGCCAAGGTGCCCAGCAAACCGGCGGAACCGGTGCGCGCCATCGTCGAGGCGATCGCCGCCGTCGATCTGGACTGGTCCCAGGTCGGCGAGATCGTGCACGGTACCACGATCGTGACCAACGATATCGTGGAACACAACTTTCGCCCCTGCGCCCTGATCGCCACAGCGGGTTTTGCCGATTCCATCGAGATCGGGCGAACCTCCCGCCGGGTGCTGTATCGCCTGGATCTGCCCCCCAAGGTCGCGCCGCTGGTGCCCGCCGATCTGCGGTTCGAAGTCGCCGAACGCCTGCGCGCCGATGGCAGCGTCATGACAGGGCTGACCGACGCCGAGATCGACGACGTCATCACGCGGATCAAGGCCACCGGCGTCGACACCGTTGCGGTCTGCCTGCTGCACGCGTTCCAGAACCCGGTGCATGAAATTCAGCTGGGTGAAAAACTGTCGGAGCATTTCGCCAATGTCTCGCTCAGCCACGAGATTTCGCCGGAGATCCGCGAATTCGAACGGATGAGCACAACTGTCCTGAACGCCATGATGATGGGCAAGATCCGCGCTCATCTGAACCGCATCGACGAGACCCGCGCCGCCGACAGCCTGGTGCACCTGATGCATTCCGCCTCGGGGATGGCGACGCCCGATCTGATCGCGGAACGCCCGCTGATGCTGGCCATGTCCGGCCCCGCCGCCGGGGCGCTGGCCACCACCGAACTGGCGCGCGGGCTGGGCATCGACAACGCCCTGACCTTCGACATGGGCGGCACCACCACCGACGTCTGCCTGATCGTCAACGGCCGGGCCGAGATTGCGGCCAATCGCGAACTTGGCGGGCAGCGCATTCGCCTGCCCATGGTCGCCGTGGATTCCATCGGCGCGGGCGGCGGGTCCATCGCGCAACTCGTCTCCGGCGCGTTGGAGGTCGGGCCGCGCAGTGCCGGGGCCACACCTGGGCCGGCCTGCTATGGCAAGGGCGGCACATTGCCCACCGTCTCCGACGCCGATATCGCGCTTGGCTACCTGAACCCGACGCGCACGCTGGGCGGGTCCGTGCCATTGCAGCCGCAGCTGGCAGAGGCAGCGATCGGCGTGCTGGCCAACGACATGGGGTTCGGCGTCCGCCAGGCGGCCCTCGGAATCACCCGCGTGGTCCATGCCACAATGGCCCGCGCCCTGCGCCGCGCCACGGTGGAGCGGGGGCTGGACATCCGCAACTTCACCCTTGTTGCCTTCGGCGGTGCCGGACCCATGCACGCCGTAGAGGTCGCCCGGATCTGCGGCATCGGGGATATAGTCATCCCGATGTTCTCCTCTGGCTTTTCGGCCCTGGGATGTGTCGATGCGGCAATGAGTTACGCGCGGCAATTCACGGTGAACATGAAGTCGCGCACCTGGGATCATGACCGGCTGGACGCGCTGCTGTCGGAAGAGGTGACTGCCCTGTCGCGGGCGCTGACCCAGGCCGGGCACGATGCCGCCACGCTGCGCATCAGCCATACCGCCGGCATCCGCTATTCCGGGCAAAGCTACGAGACTCCGATCCACGACCCCGCGTTCGATGATCCCGAGAAGCTGGGTGCGCAATTCGACGCGGCGCATCGGGCGATCTACGGCTACGCGACAGGCGAAACCTGGGAATTGATGACCGTGCGCACCGAGGTTTCCGGCCCGGAGCGGGAGCTGAACGCGACCGACCTGCCCGGCGGGACCGCGACGCCTGATCCCGTGGGCTGGCGCGACGTGACATTCGAGGCTGCGGAAAACGTGCCGACCCCGGTCTACGACCGCGCCGCGCTGGTGGTGGGGGAGGTGCTGACCGGCCCGCTGATCGTGGAGGACAGCTGGTCCACCGTGGTCGTCCCGCCCCGCGATACGATCCGCCGCGATCCTGCGGGCAATCTCCACATCGGGGTTGAACTGGACCAATGA
- a CDS encoding hydantoinase B/oxoprolinase family protein: MQLDPVSLEVIRNALTAVAEEMSSVVMRAARSPLLREAGDHSSALTDAEGYLVAQGRDVPVHLGVLSFTVREFLKAVGRDVLRPGDVWILNLPDVGGNHLPDVKLIRPIFDGDALYAFSISLAHWADVGGAMPGSYYAAAFDCWQEGLRIPPVRLVSGDRIDEEKMGLILANVRGPAERRGDILAQISATTIAGRRLEELRVQYGRRFLQSAFKAIHDRAERQMQDAIAAIPDGIYEGTDHLDDDGHGGAPVAIRVKVTISGETASFDFTGTDDAVAGPLNTTPFIAAAGVFYVMKALYGPDIQPSAGCYRPLEVVTRAGSVLDPRSNVPVVGGNHETCQRVADAIFKALVPVAAERLSAGGPTTAGLLIFSARGEDGDYATFYEVHGGGEGARIDRDGMSVTRVHLANVMSTPAEVIETEYPIMVERQSLRHGSGGKGAHVGGDGLHRVYRMRADNVSLTTMFERAVVPPYGVEGGEDGAAFEVLLETREGKQTKLSGKQNVTINRDDRVTVMSCGGGGYGST, from the coding sequence GTGCAACTCGACCCTGTCTCTCTCGAAGTGATCCGCAACGCGCTGACCGCCGTTGCGGAGGAAATGTCGAGCGTCGTCATGCGTGCCGCGCGGTCGCCGCTCCTGCGCGAGGCGGGCGACCATTCCTCCGCCCTGACCGATGCGGAAGGATACCTGGTGGCGCAGGGCCGTGACGTGCCCGTGCATCTGGGGGTGCTCAGCTTTACCGTGCGTGAGTTCCTGAAAGCGGTGGGCCGCGATGTGCTGCGGCCCGGCGATGTCTGGATCTTGAACCTGCCGGACGTGGGCGGCAACCACCTGCCGGATGTCAAGCTGATCCGCCCGATCTTCGACGGCGATGCGCTTTATGCCTTTTCCATCAGCTTGGCCCATTGGGCGGATGTGGGCGGCGCCATGCCCGGCAGCTATTACGCCGCCGCTTTCGATTGCTGGCAGGAGGGGCTGCGCATCCCCCCCGTACGCCTGGTCAGCGGGGACCGGATCGACGAGGAGAAGATGGGCCTGATCCTGGCCAATGTGCGCGGTCCCGCGGAACGGCGCGGCGATATCCTGGCCCAGATCTCTGCCACCACGATCGCCGGTCGCCGGCTGGAGGAGTTGAGGGTGCAATACGGGCGCCGCTTCCTTCAATCCGCGTTCAAGGCGATCCACGACCGGGCGGAGCGGCAGATGCAGGACGCCATCGCTGCGATCCCCGACGGCATCTACGAGGGGACGGACCATCTGGATGACGACGGCCATGGCGGCGCGCCGGTGGCCATTCGGGTCAAGGTCACGATCAGCGGAGAAACCGCCAGTTTCGATTTCACCGGCACGGACGATGCCGTCGCCGGGCCGCTCAACACCACGCCGTTCATTGCCGCGGCGGGCGTCTTTTATGTGATGAAAGCGCTGTATGGTCCCGACATCCAGCCCTCCGCCGGGTGCTATCGCCCGCTTGAGGTGGTGACCCGCGCGGGTTCTGTTCTTGATCCGCGCAGCAATGTGCCGGTGGTCGGTGGCAATCACGAGACCTGCCAGCGGGTTGCCGACGCGATCTTCAAGGCGCTGGTGCCTGTCGCGGCCGAACGGCTGTCCGCCGGCGGGCCGACCACAGCGGGGCTGCTGATCTTTTCCGCCCGTGGCGAGGATGGCGATTACGCGACCTTCTACGAGGTGCATGGCGGCGGTGAAGGCGCCCGGATCGACCGTGACGGCATGTCCGTGACCCGGGTGCATCTGGCCAACGTGATGAGCACCCCCGCCGAGGTCATCGAGACCGAGTACCCCATCATGGTCGAACGCCAGTCCCTGCGCCACGGATCGGGGGGCAAGGGCGCGCATGTGGGCGGCGACGGGCTGCACCGAGTCTACCGGATGCGCGCCGACAACGTGTCGCTGACCACCATGTTCGAACGTGCCGTCGTCCCTCCCTACGGGGTGGAAGGCGGCGAAGACGGAGCCGCCTTCGAGGTGCTCCTGGAAACACGAGAAGGCAAGCAAACCAAGCTGTCCGGCAAGCAAAACGTCACCATCAACAGGGACGATCGGGTGACTGTGATGTCCTGCGGTGGGGGCGGATACGGGTCCACATAA
- a CDS encoding ABC transporter substrate-binding protein, translated as MKRRDFLNVAAMSGVSLVGLRLGATPAQAQSRSDVIRILLEDSPNTFDPSGTGYNPASCNISWNVYDRLVTFGTKPVEGEDDAHIYDYSNIVGQAAESYEVSEDGTVITFKMRDGATFHDGRPVTAHDAKWSLDRAVSLPTSKAQLGTGSLTSPDQFAVVDDMTFQITLPQADRFTLPNLCILFPAIFNSELAKEHATEDDPWAEAWLKTNEAGGGPFTVSRYVADQQFVLDRFAEWKNGAVPSHARILAQIVPVASSRRVSAEKGEADLVRALSGRDIKDMIDAGKPRVLGISNPARMVSIALNSEMAPFDNKLVRQAVAFAVPYDEMFESVLYSRGTPLFGGSAETTEPVYPQPLPYTQDLEKAKALLAEAGMPDGFETTFTIDSSLGTTAEPIAILMQEALGKIGITVKIEKVPSAQMGQLQTERALPMYIAVGGAWLADPDYFFRIFYNSTRRWNYGNYQNEEMSTLVSETRFETDEEVYKAKVIRMIELAKEDVPLIALWSPYQDTVLSDAVSGYEYMFHGQLELRLLEKT; from the coding sequence ATGAAAAGACGTGACTTTCTGAATGTCGCCGCAATGTCCGGGGTTTCGCTTGTCGGTCTGCGGCTGGGCGCGACCCCCGCGCAGGCCCAAAGCCGCAGCGACGTGATCCGCATCCTGCTGGAGGACAGCCCCAACACGTTCGATCCTTCGGGCACCGGCTACAACCCGGCGTCGTGCAATATCTCCTGGAATGTCTATGACCGCCTGGTGACCTTTGGCACCAAGCCGGTGGAGGGCGAGGACGACGCCCATATCTATGACTATTCCAATATCGTCGGCCAGGCCGCCGAAAGCTACGAGGTCTCCGAGGACGGGACCGTCATCACCTTCAAGATGCGGGACGGGGCCACCTTCCACGATGGCCGTCCGGTCACCGCACATGATGCCAAGTGGTCGCTGGATCGTGCGGTCAGCCTGCCGACCTCCAAGGCGCAGCTTGGCACCGGCTCCCTGACCAGCCCTGACCAGTTCGCGGTCGTCGATGACATGACCTTTCAGATCACGCTGCCGCAGGCCGACCGTTTCACCCTGCCGAACCTGTGCATCCTGTTCCCGGCGATCTTCAACTCGGAGCTGGCCAAGGAACACGCCACCGAGGACGACCCCTGGGCCGAGGCCTGGCTGAAGACGAACGAAGCCGGCGGCGGCCCGTTCACCGTCAGCCGCTACGTCGCGGATCAGCAATTCGTCCTGGACCGGTTCGCGGAATGGAAGAATGGCGCGGTGCCCAGCCACGCCCGGATCCTGGCGCAGATCGTGCCGGTCGCCTCCTCGCGCCGGGTGTCGGCCGAAAAGGGCGAGGCGGACCTGGTGCGGGCGCTGTCGGGCCGCGACATCAAGGACATGATCGACGCCGGCAAACCCCGTGTGCTGGGGATTTCCAACCCGGCGCGTATGGTGTCCATCGCCCTGAATTCCGAGATGGCGCCGTTCGACAACAAGCTGGTGCGCCAGGCCGTCGCCTTTGCCGTGCCCTATGACGAGATGTTCGAATCCGTGCTCTACAGCCGGGGCACGCCGCTGTTCGGCGGCAGCGCCGAGACGACAGAACCGGTCTACCCCCAGCCCCTGCCCTACACCCAGGACCTGGAGAAGGCCAAGGCGCTGCTGGCCGAGGCCGGAATGCCCGACGGGTTCGAGACGACATTCACCATCGACAGCTCCCTGGGAACCACGGCGGAACCGATCGCGATCCTGATGCAGGAGGCCCTGGGCAAGATCGGCATCACGGTCAAGATCGAGAAGGTGCCGTCGGCCCAGATGGGCCAGCTTCAGACCGAACGCGCCCTGCCGATGTACATTGCTGTCGGTGGCGCATGGCTGGCGGATCCGGACTACTTCTTCCGCATCTTCTACAATTCGACCCGGCGCTGGAACTACGGCAATTACCAGAACGAGGAAATGTCCACTCTGGTCAGCGAAACCCGCTTCGAAACCGACGAAGAGGTCTACAAGGCCAAGGTCATCCGCATGATCGAGCTGGCCAAGGAGGACGTGCCCCTGATTGCCCTCTGGTCGCCCTACCAGGACACGGTGCTGAGCGACGCGGTCTCCGGCTACGAATACATGTTCCACGGTCAGCTGGAACTTCGACTGCTTGAGAAGACCTGA
- a CDS encoding ABC transporter permease: MKHRTLRLIAWRLLMALPILFGVVVVTFVLIRALPGDPAIAYASGPNMSQEDIDAIRRAMGLDKSLAQQFLIYLRNIAHLDFGNSMITGQPVLEDFKERLPATLELAIFAFALSLIVALPIGVLSALYRDSWIDQLARVVTSVSAAMPGFFFGLILIFVFYFLLGIGPEPIGRLSGWSIAPPTVTGLMTVDTALIGDWPLFREAVAKMIMPAASMAIFAVAPLMRMMRGGMIDALDSDYIKSAQAYGLSRRRILLQHALPNAMLPVLATMGMVLSTMLGANIMIEKLFSWPGIGSYSVNALTGVDYAPVQAFVLIVAVLFVLMTLAIDLLSAAIDPRYKVKG, encoded by the coding sequence ATGAAGCATCGGACCCTTCGCCTGATCGCCTGGCGCCTCTTGATGGCGCTGCCGATCCTGTTCGGCGTCGTCGTCGTCACGTTCGTCCTGATCCGTGCGCTGCCGGGAGATCCGGCCATCGCCTATGCCTCCGGCCCGAACATGAGCCAGGAGGACATCGACGCGATCCGCCGGGCGATGGGGCTGGACAAGTCACTGGCCCAGCAATTCCTGATCTACCTGCGCAATATCGCCCATCTCGACTTCGGCAATTCGATGATCACCGGGCAGCCCGTGCTGGAAGATTTCAAGGAACGCCTGCCCGCGACGCTGGAACTGGCGATCTTTGCCTTTGCGCTGTCGCTGATCGTGGCGCTGCCGATCGGGGTGCTGTCGGCCCTATACCGCGACAGCTGGATCGACCAGCTGGCCCGCGTCGTCACCTCTGTCTCGGCGGCGATGCCGGGTTTCTTCTTCGGGCTGATCCTGATCTTTGTCTTCTACTTCCTGCTGGGCATCGGCCCCGAACCCATCGGCCGCCTGTCGGGTTGGTCAATCGCGCCGCCCACCGTCACCGGGTTGATGACCGTCGACACGGCGCTGATCGGCGACTGGCCGCTGTTCCGGGAAGCCGTGGCCAAGATGATCATGCCGGCCGCTTCCATGGCGATCTTCGCGGTGGCGCCGCTGATGCGGATGATGCGCGGCGGCATGATCGACGCGCTGGACAGCGATTACATCAAATCCGCGCAGGCCTATGGCTTGTCACGCCGCAGGATCCTGCTGCAACACGCGCTGCCCAACGCCATGCTGCCGGTGCTGGCCACCATGGGCATGGTCCTGTCGACGATGCTGGGTGCCAACATCATGATCGAAAAGCTCTTCTCCTGGCCCGGAATCGGCTCTTATTCGGTCAATGCGCTGACCGGCGTGGATTATGCCCCGGTACAGGCTTTCGTCCTGATTGTTGCCGTGCTCTTCGTGCTGATGACGCTTGCGATCGATCTTCTCTCCGCGGCGATCGACCCGCGCTACAAGGTGAAAGGGTAG
- a CDS encoding ABC transporter permease, whose product MARSATLYHLRRNVATSVAAGIIVLLFALAVFGPLIVPYDPLATSMREVLEPPSAAHWFGTDQLGRDIFSRVVVATRLDFAIAVAAVGLSALAGISVGAISGYLGGWLDGILSRIVDVMMAFPLFVAAMALVAVFGNSVQSVVLATAIINFPFYFRLARIEAASRREIGYVEAALINGNSDRSVIFRFLLPNSLPPVIVQISLNLGWAILNTSGLAFIGLGVAPPTPEWGIMIQEGASMMMSGEWWTVLFPGLALVLSVFCFSLLGDGLRDISDPRRRS is encoded by the coding sequence ATGGCCCGGAGTGCCACGCTGTATCACCTGCGACGCAATGTGGCGACCAGCGTCGCCGCCGGGATCATTGTGCTGCTGTTCGCGCTGGCGGTGTTCGGGCCGCTGATCGTGCCCTATGACCCGCTTGCCACCTCCATGCGCGAGGTGCTGGAACCGCCCTCCGCCGCGCATTGGTTCGGCACCGACCAGTTGGGGCGCGACATTTTCAGCCGGGTGGTGGTGGCGACACGGCTGGATTTTGCAATCGCCGTGGCGGCCGTGGGCCTGTCCGCGCTGGCCGGCATCTCGGTCGGGGCGATCTCCGGCTATCTCGGCGGATGGCTTGATGGGATCCTGAGCCGTATCGTCGATGTCATGATGGCCTTTCCGCTGTTTGTCGCGGCCATGGCCCTGGTCGCGGTGTTCGGGAACTCGGTGCAATCCGTGGTGCTGGCGACCGCGATCATCAATTTTCCCTTCTACTTCCGCCTCGCCCGGATCGAGGCGGCCTCCCGCCGGGAGATCGGCTATGTCGAGGCGGCGTTGATCAATGGCAATTCCGACCGTTCGGTGATCTTTCGGTTCCTGTTGCCGAACTCTCTGCCGCCGGTGATCGTGCAGATTTCCCTGAACCTGGGTTGGGCGATCCTGAACACCTCGGGCCTGGCCTTCATCGGGCTGGGCGTGGCGCCGCCGACGCCGGAATGGGGGATCATGATCCAGGAGGGGGCTTCCATGATGATGTCGGGGGAATGGTGGACCGTCCTGTTTCCCGGTCTTGCCCTGGTGCTGTCCGTGTTCTGCTTCAGCTTGCTGGGCGACGGGCTGCGCGACATCTCCGACCCGCGCAGGAGAAGCTGA
- a CDS encoding ABC transporter ATP-binding protein, with the protein MTLMLDIDKLTLEFETPAGLVHALDRVDLSVQRGECVALVGESGSGKSITGMSILRLNGPNARIRANRIALDGTDMQKMPDKVFQTIRGRRVAMIFQNAKSALNPLRRVGETLTDILCTHSPERLSRRQGRARVLEMLNQIGIHEAADRMQAYPAELSGGMCQRIMIVAALLCDPELIIADEPTSALDVTTQIRVMDLLMSACRQRGVAVLFITHDLALASAYCDRAVVMHAGQVLEDGPADRVFVHPRHPYSRMLLDSMPYGKDNAAELKPMGGSLPDLRRDDLPACRFADRCPRVQRCCRDGAIPEARSDRAHVARCFFPHD; encoded by the coding sequence ATGACCCTCATGCTGGATATCGACAAGCTTACGCTGGAATTCGAGACACCCGCCGGGCTGGTCCATGCGCTGGACCGCGTGGACCTGTCCGTGCAGCGCGGCGAATGCGTCGCGCTGGTGGGGGAAAGCGGTTCGGGCAAATCGATCACCGGAATGTCGATCCTGCGGCTGAACGGGCCCAATGCCCGGATCCGGGCGAACCGTATCGCGCTGGACGGCACGGATATGCAGAAGATGCCGGACAAGGTGTTCCAGACCATCCGGGGCCGCCGCGTCGCAATGATCTTTCAGAACGCCAAGTCGGCCCTGAACCCGCTGCGCCGGGTGGGCGAGACGCTGACCGACATCCTGTGCACCCATTCCCCCGAACGGCTGTCGCGCCGGCAGGGCCGGGCGCGGGTGCTGGAGATGCTGAACCAGATCGGCATTCACGAGGCGGCGGACCGGATGCAGGCCTATCCCGCGGAACTCTCGGGTGGCATGTGCCAGCGCATCATGATCGTCGCCGCCCTGCTGTGCGACCCGGAGCTGATCATCGCGGACGAACCGACCAGCGCGCTGGATGTCACGACCCAGATCAGGGTGATGGACCTGCTGATGTCCGCCTGCCGCCAGCGCGGTGTCGCCGTCCTGTTCATCACCCACGACCTGGCACTGGCCTCGGCCTATTGCGACCGCGCGGTGGTCATGCACGCGGGCCAGGTTCTGGAAGACGGACCCGCCGACCGGGTCTTTGTCCATCCGCGCCACCCCTATTCGCGAATGCTTCTGGATTCCATGCCCTATGGCAAGGACAACGCGGCCGAGCTGAAGCCGATGGGCGGCAGCCTTCCCGATCTGCGCCGCGACGATCTGCCTGCCTGCCGGTTCGCCGATCGGTGTCCCCGCGTGCAACGCTGTTGCCGCGACGGCGCGATCCCCGAGGCGCGTTCCGACCGGG